A stretch of Henckelia pumila isolate YLH828 chromosome 4, ASM3356847v2, whole genome shotgun sequence DNA encodes these proteins:
- the LOC140864120 gene encoding DEAD-box ATP-dependent RNA helicase 50: protein MVGLLEIPTVLNPSVSVFSGRRGARIVCDAASQVSLAHEVVTKRSFGKLKVQRIRDLVKESHRKKKLDNELEDDQQKAESTVSRVPSEESNLLDEQSYISTGGIKGDTSKASSSNFQSARRDVSSSKVLMTSSKGWHNVEAANIYRSKVYGISKKEQNLKPSNEFFSRMSFKELGYSENIIESLKNLQYVRPSHIQAMAFTPVMGGKSCIVADQSGSGKTLAYLIPLVQRLRQEELEGSGKQASQNPRVIILVPTAELASQVLNNCRSLSKAGVRFRSMVATGGFRQKTQLEGLRQELDVLIATPGRFLFLVKEGFLQLTNLRSVVLDEVDILYNDEDFELALQSLVNSAPVTSQYLFVTATLPVEIYNKLVEVFPDCQVVMGPGMHRTSPGLEEILMDCSGDDKMERNPDTAFQNKKNVLLQIVEQSPVTKTIIFCNKIETCRKVENALKRFDRKEICMKILPFHSALEQESRLGNIKEFRSSPSVNISMFLVCTDRASRGIDFAGVDHVVLFDFPRDPSEYVRRVGRTARGAGGKGKAFVFAVGKQVSLARRIIERNMKGHPLHDVPSAYELMK, encoded by the exons ATGGTAGGTCTGCTGGAAATTCCTACGGTACTAAATCCATCGGTGTCGGTGTTCTCCGGCCGCCGTGGAGCTCGAATTGTCTGCGACGCTGCGTCGCAAGTATCACTGG CACATGAAGTGGTAACAAAGAGGAGTTTTGGGAAGCTGAAGGTGCAGAGGATTAGAGATCTTGTTAAAGAAAGCCACAGAAAAAAGAAGCTAGACAATGAGCTCGAAGATGATCAACAGAAAGCAGAAAGTACTGTATCTCGTGTACCATCCGAGGAGTCCAATTTGTTGGATGAACAGAGTTATATAAGTACTGGAGGTATCAAAGGAGATACTTCAAAGGCCTCCAGCTCCAATTTTCAATCTGCTAGACGAGATGTTTCCTCTTCAAAAGTTCTCATGACATCCTCAAAAGGATGGCATAATGTAGAAGCAGCCAACATTTATAGGTCAAAGGTGTATGGTATCTCAAAGAAAGAACAAAACTTAAAACCCAGTAATGAGTTTTTTAGCAGAATGTCATTTAAGGAGCTTGGATATAGTGAGAACATTATTGAATCTTTAAAGAATCTGCAGTATGTACGTCCTTCACATATTCAG GCTATGGCATTTACACCAGTTATGGGGGGAAAGAGTTGTATAGTGGCAGATCAAAGTGGATCTGGGAAAACTTTGGCGTATCTTATACCACTAGTTCAGCGTCTTAGACAAGAGGAACTTGAAGGGTCTGGGAAACAAGCTTCGCAAAATCCTCGAGTCATTATATTGGTCCCTACTGCTGAGTTGGCTTCTCAG GTTTTAAATAATTGTCGATCATTGTCAAAAGCTGGTGTCCGATTCCGTTCTATGGTTGCCACTGGCGGTTTTCGGCAGAAGACTCAGTTGGAGGGTCTTAGACAGGAATTAGATGTTCTGATTGCTACTCCTGGTCGATTCTTGTTTCTAGTCAAGGAAGGGTTTTTGCAGCTAACCAATCTCAGGAG TGTTGTACTGGACGAAGTAGATATACTCTATAATGATGAAGATTTTGAGCTTGCATTACAAAGTTTGGTAAACTCGGCACCTGTCACATCCCAATACCTATTTGTGACTGCAACATTACCTGTGGAGATATACAACAAACTGGTCGAAGTTTTCCCAGATTGTCAGGTGGTAATGGGTCCTGGTATGCATCGCACAAGCCCTGGACTGGAGGAG ATCCTCATGGATTGCAGTGGAGATGACAAAATGGAAAGAAATCCTGATACAGCTTTCCAGAACAAGAAAAATGTCCTTCTGCAGATTGTTGAACAAAGTCCAGTGACAAAGACAATTATCTTCTGCAACAAG ATAGAAACATGCAGAAAAGTTGAAAACGCATTAAAACGCtttgatcgaaaagaaatttgcatgaaaatTTTGCCATTCCATTCTGCTTTAGAACAAGAGTCGAGACTTGGAAACATAAAAGAATTTCGTAGCTCTCCATCAGTTAACATTTCCATGTTCTTGGTGTGCACTGATAG AGCTTCCAGAGGAATAGACTTTGCAGGTGTAGATCATGTAGTGCTCTTTGATTTTCCCCGGGACCCTAGTGAATATGTGCGTCGTGTAGGAAGAACAGCTCGAGGTGCTGGAGGCAAGGGGAAGGCCTTTGTGTTTGCTGTTGGTAAGCAAGTTTCTCTTGCAAGGAGGATAATTGAACGAAATATGAAAGGGCACCCATTGCATGATGTGCCATCTGCTTATGAATTGATGAAATAG
- the LOC140861478 gene encoding uncharacterized protein has product MDSFSTHSNVPKVTLPGAAATMTLSHADRPEKFEGLNFKRWQQKMLFYLTTLNVAKFLSEDAPKSIEGDVQTTSAVDAWHHLDFLCTNYIMNGLVDSLYNVYSEKKTARELWESLDRKYKTEDARAKKFIVGRFLDYKMIDSKSVISQVQELQVILHDIHAEDMVLSETFQVAAIIEKFPPAWNDFKNYLKHKRKEMNVEELIVRLRIEEDNKSSERRLYSPNVAKANVVEHKKISKEKRYAGRGSKLGPNKDMFKKKFLGKFYNCGGPGHKSSECKKPKRNREIVGLI; this is encoded by the coding sequence ATGGACTCCTTTTCGACTCACTCGAATGTTCCAAAGGTAACTCTTCCTGGTGCTGCTGCTACGATGACTCTTAGCCATGCTGACAGGCCGGAGAAATTCGAAGGCTTGAATTTCAAAAGGTGGCAACAAAAGATGTTGTTCTACCTAACGACTTTGAATGTAGCAAAGTTCCTCTCTGAGGATGCTCCCAAATCTATTGAGGGAGATGTGCAGACCACTAGTGCAGTTGATGCATGGCACCATTTAGATTTCTTGTGTACAAATTATATAATGAATGGTTTGGTGGATTCACTGTACAACGTGTATAGTGAGAAAAAGACGGCTCGGGAATTATGGGAATCTTTGGATCGGAAATACAAAACCGAAGATGCCAGGGCTAAGAAGTTTATTGTTGGTAGATTCTTGGACTACAAGATGATCGACTCTAAATCAGTGATCAGTCAAGTTCAAGAACTCCAAGTGATCTTGCATGATATACATGCTGAAGACATGGTGCTAAGTGAAACCTTCCAAGTGGCAGCTATTATCGAGAAGTTTCCTCCGGCTTGGAATGATTTCAAgaactacttgaaacataaaCGAAAGGAGATGAATGTTGAAGAGCTCATTGTTAGACTTCGTATCGAGGAAGACAACAAGAGTTCTGAAAGACGATTGTATTCTCCAAATGTTGCTAAAGCTAATGTTGTTGAGCATAAGAAAATCTCAAAGGAAAAGAGATATGCTGGTAGAGGCTCCAAGTTGGGCCCAAATAAAGATATGTTCAAAAAAAAGTTTCTTGGAAAATTCTATAATTGTGGCGGTCCGGGCCACAAGTCTTCAGAATGCAAAAAGCCTAAAAGAAACCGCGAAATTGTTGGACTAATTTAG